The following coding sequences are from one Manis pentadactyla isolate mManPen7 chromosome 13, mManPen7.hap1, whole genome shotgun sequence window:
- the TIFAB gene encoding TRAF-interacting protein with FHA domain-containing protein B: MERPLQSCTWACATPQNPASFTSVPPWLQHDARPLLLGRGPDAPLRLQLPCLSRRHLALEPCRERGSVLLAFCLKAPTRKGCVWVNGLTLRFLEQVALCTVNRVAFSRIQMLDRLEEGTSLEAFACCFQISPSPLIYRPQANKTDKWKSIPEEQPPPGSGQQTPGHLGLLHSPPQLNPGEGTEIQSQREPPDSVLC, from the coding sequence ATGGAAAGGCCCCTACAGTCCTGCACGTGGGCCTGCGCCACCCCACAGAACCCAGCCTCCTTCACCAGCGTCCCACCATGGCTGCAGCATGACGCCCGCCCACTGCTGCTGGGGCGGGGCCCGGACGCCCCCCTCCGTCTGCAGCTCCCCTGCCTCTCCCGCCGACACCTGGCGCTGGAGCCCTGCCGGGAGAGGGGCAGCGTGCTGCTAGCCTTCTGCCTGAAGGCCCCGACCCGCAAGGGCTGCGTGTGGGTTAACGGGCTGACACTGAGGTTCCTGGAGCAGGTTGCCCTGTGCACTGTCAACAGGGTCGCCTTCTCTCGTATCCAGATGCTGGACCGCCTAGAGGAAGGCACCTCCCTGGAGGCCTTTGCCTGCTGCTTCCaaatcagcccatcacccctgatTTACAGGCCCCAGGCCAACAAGACTGACAAATGGAAAAGCATCCCCGAAGAGCAGCCTCCCCCAGGTTCAGGGCAGCAGACTCCAGGTCACCTGGGGCTTCTCCACAGCCCTCCCCAGCTGAACCCTGGAGAAGGAACAGAAATACAGTCCCAGAGGGAACCCCCAGACAGTGTGCTCTGCTAG